In a single window of the Anguilla rostrata isolate EN2019 chromosome 4, ASM1855537v3, whole genome shotgun sequence genome:
- the LOC135254150 gene encoding LOW QUALITY PROTEIN: arylamine N-acetyltransferase 2-like (The sequence of the model RefSeq protein was modified relative to this genomic sequence to represent the inferred CDS: inserted 1 base in 1 codon) yields the protein MLGFGSGFEVPISLETNKPQKQDHGIFRIRSEGETLFLEWQENRNSSWTAVYKFTLQSRQWDYFKATLNYHQSSPCSFLYCKSXCTLLLPNGRVTYIGRKLILTSFPNKEGGQTTKSTLELTDEEIPAVLKEKLGIVRNSDLCPKDDDVAPFPVIY from the exons atgctgg GGTTTGGTTCAGGTTTTGAAGTTCCAATTTctctggaaacaaacaaaccacagaAACAGGATCATGGAATATTCCGGATCAGGTCTGAGGGGGAAACCCTCTTTTTGGAGTG GCAGGAGAACAGGAACAGCAGCTGGACTGCAGTGTACAAGTTCACCCTTCAGTCTCGGCAATGGGATTATTTCAAGGCCACACTCAATTACCATCAAAGCTCTCCGTGCTCATTTCTCTACTGCAAGT AATGTACCCTCCTACTGCCCAATGGAAGGGTCACCTACATTGGCCGCAAACTGATTCTCACAAGTTTCCCCAATAAGGAAGGGGGACAAACAACAAAGTCCACCCTGGAGCTAACAGACGAGGAAATTCCTGCAGTTCTGAAGGAGAAACTTGGTATAGTGCGAAATTCTGATCTCTGTCCAAAAGATGATGACGTTGCTCCATTCCCTGTCATTTATTAA
- the ropn1l gene encoding ropporin-1-like protein — protein sequence MPLPDTMFCVQQINIPPELPDILKQFTKAAIRTQPHDVLQWSAAYFIALSKGETLPVKERLEMPVATQKTDTGLTPGLLKTLHKQLALKEIVTKEELLEKWKGLCLPKEQLESILALGSFSASVDWMKFFALGCSALGGTILSAMKQACEILTQDPEGGAARIPYDTFVSLYTYLVNLDGEIPPDEIDGFLASLQEDVERQGGMVQPSNFAGPKRVEIFE from the exons ATGCCTCTTCCGGACACTATGTTTTGCGTCCAGCAAATCAACATTCCACCTGAGCttcctgacattttaaaacagttcaCGAAAGCTGCCATCAGAACGCAGCCACACGATGTCCTGCAATGGTCGGCTGC ttattttattgctttgtcAAAGGGAGAAACCCTTCCTGTTAAAGAGAGACTTGAGATGCCTGTAGCAACCCAAAAGACAGACACTGGACTCACCCCAGGGCTTCTGAAGACCCTACATAAACAG CTTGCACTAAAAGAGATTGTTACAAAGGAGGAGCTGCTTGAGAAGTGGAAAGGTCTTTGCCTACCAAAGGAACAACTAGAAAGCATTCTGGCACTTGGAAGCTTTTCAGCCAGTGTTGACTGGATGAAGTTCTTTGCTCTTGGCTGCAGTGCCCTTGGTGGA ACTATTCTCAGCGCTATGAAGCAGGCCTGTGAAATCCTCACTCAGGACCCAGAGGGTGGTGCAGCTCGCATCCCCTATGACACCTTTGTCAGTCTCTATACCTATCTTGTTAATCTGGATGGAGAGATCCCCCCGGATGAGATCGATGGCTTCCTGGCCAGCCTGCAGGAGGATGT GGAACGCCAGGGAGGTATGGTGCAGCCATCAAACTTTGCTGGTCCCAAACGTGTTGAAATTTTTGAGTGA
- the ankrd33ba gene encoding ankyrin repeat domain-containing protein 33B isoform X1, whose product MVLITDDREGGGSSPVKLKQIQKSRSRSEVHPAHTVEYAHFSEKYDYPGSCEEEDDGDEELSELPDTRSIASDDSFYPPDDNFEDSERTLSPESPVPLSLYQACCSNNAAIVLIMIRQGVSEDEVRETDKNSRTGLIVACYQGYVDVVVALAECPYIDVNWQDNEGNTALITAAQAGHITISNYLLNYYSGLDIERRNCHGFTALMKAAMQGRTDCVRALMLAGADLEARDDGRRLTPRQWALFTGRHETAHLMLRLMTQPCPEQYRDSYRPEWPRLPELVANAREPRGWLHKLSETVRGALSFAASSEPAEGGVLDHMVRATTGLTSPFVATACRTVCPGSPPCVSKRRYSVQEILRRERGEPLQSPDPERHGDHGQVSQHFRATLAPRRKDRRPSTEDAARQRHGSLLATRPARRGSVRPDAVLPKLRVTKAPPPDYLPEKSRKKSSCKDEHFLQIPKWRYKELKEERKKAEEAEKKKMEEAERKRVVARRLLLTGKRK is encoded by the exons ATGGTGCTGATAACAGACgacagggaaggaggagggtCCTCTCCTGTCAAactaaaacaaattcaaaaaagtAGAAGTCGAAGCGAAGTTCATCCCGCACACACAGTGGAATATGCTCATTTCTCGGAAAAATATGACTATCCGGGATCTTGTGAAGAAGAAGACGACGGAGATGAAGAATTATCCGAGTTACCCGATACTAGGAGTATTGCCTCAGATGACTCATTTTATCCACCAGATGATAACTTTGAAGACAGTGAGAGGACATTATCTCCTGAGAGTCCTGTGCCTCTCTCCTTGTACCAAGCATGTTGCAGCAATAATGCTGCCATTGTTCTGATTATGATACGGCAAGGAGTGTCTGAAGAcgaagtgagagagacagacaaaaacagTAGG ACAGGATTGATAGTTGCCTGTTACCAGGGATATGTGGATGTAGTCGTTGCCCTTGCAGAGTGCCCTTACATTGATGTGAACTGGCAGGACAATGAAGGCAACACCGCCCTCATTACTGCTGCTCAGGCTG GACACATAACCATCTCTAACTACCTGCTCAACTACTACTCTGGCCTTGACATCGAGAGAAGGAACTGTCATGGCTTCACAGCTCTCATGAAAGCGGCTATGCAAGGCAGAACAGACTGTGTCCGAGCTTTGATGCTGGCAG GAGCGGACCTGGAGGCGCGGGATGACGGGCGGAGGCTGACTCCGCGGCAGTGGGCCCTCTTCACGGGCCGCCACGAGACAGCCCACCTCATGCTGCGCCTGATGACCCAGCCGTGCCCCGAGCAGTACCGCGACTCCTACCGGCCCGAGTGGCCCAGGCTGCCGGAGCTGGTGGCCAACGCTCGGGAGCCCAGGGGCTGGCTGCACAAGCTGTCGGAGACGGTGCGCGGCGCCCTCTCCTTCGCTGCCAGCTCGGAGCCCGCCGAAGGCGGGGTGCTGGACCACATGGTGCGCGCGACCACCGGCCTCACCAGCCCCTTCGTCGCCACGGCCTGCCGGACGGTGTGCCCGGGCAGCCCGCCCTGCGTCAGCAAGAGGCGCTACTCCGTGCAGGAGATACTCCGGAGGGAGCGGGGTGAGCCGCTCCAGAGCCCGGACCCCGAGCGCCACGGCGACCACGGGCAGGTCTCCCAGCACTTCCGGGCCACCCTGGCCCCCAGGAGGAAGGACCGGCGGCCCAGCACGGAGGACGCGGCGAGGCAGAGGCACGGCAGCCTGCTCGCCACGCGCCCGGCCAGGAGGGGCAGCGTGCGGCCGGACGCCGTCCTGCCCAAGCTGCGGGTGaccaaggccccgccccccgactACTTGCCGGAGAAGAGCCGCAAGAAGAGCAGCTGCAAGGACGAGCACTTCCTGCAGATCCCCAAGTGGAGGTAcaaggagctgaaggaggagaggaagaaggccGAGGAGGCcgagaagaagaagatggaggaggcagagaggaagagggtcGTCGCACGGAGACTTTTGCTCACGGGGAAGAGGAAGTGA
- the ankrd33ba gene encoding ankyrin repeat domain-containing protein 33B isoform X2 — MKAAMQGRTDCVRALMLAGADLEARDDGRRLTPRQWALFTGRHETAHLMLRLMTQPCPEQYRDSYRPEWPRLPELVANAREPRGWLHKLSETVRGALSFAASSEPAEGGVLDHMVRATTGLTSPFVATACRTVCPGSPPCVSKRRYSVQEILRRERGEPLQSPDPERHGDHGQVSQHFRATLAPRRKDRRPSTEDAARQRHGSLLATRPARRGSVRPDAVLPKLRVTKAPPPDYLPEKSRKKSSCKDEHFLQIPKWRYKELKEERKKAEEAEKKKMEEAERKRVVARRLLLTGKRK, encoded by the exons ATGAAAGCGGCTATGCAAGGCAGAACAGACTGTGTCCGAGCTTTGATGCTGGCAG GAGCGGACCTGGAGGCGCGGGATGACGGGCGGAGGCTGACTCCGCGGCAGTGGGCCCTCTTCACGGGCCGCCACGAGACAGCCCACCTCATGCTGCGCCTGATGACCCAGCCGTGCCCCGAGCAGTACCGCGACTCCTACCGGCCCGAGTGGCCCAGGCTGCCGGAGCTGGTGGCCAACGCTCGGGAGCCCAGGGGCTGGCTGCACAAGCTGTCGGAGACGGTGCGCGGCGCCCTCTCCTTCGCTGCCAGCTCGGAGCCCGCCGAAGGCGGGGTGCTGGACCACATGGTGCGCGCGACCACCGGCCTCACCAGCCCCTTCGTCGCCACGGCCTGCCGGACGGTGTGCCCGGGCAGCCCGCCCTGCGTCAGCAAGAGGCGCTACTCCGTGCAGGAGATACTCCGGAGGGAGCGGGGTGAGCCGCTCCAGAGCCCGGACCCCGAGCGCCACGGCGACCACGGGCAGGTCTCCCAGCACTTCCGGGCCACCCTGGCCCCCAGGAGGAAGGACCGGCGGCCCAGCACGGAGGACGCGGCGAGGCAGAGGCACGGCAGCCTGCTCGCCACGCGCCCGGCCAGGAGGGGCAGCGTGCGGCCGGACGCCGTCCTGCCCAAGCTGCGGGTGaccaaggccccgccccccgactACTTGCCGGAGAAGAGCCGCAAGAAGAGCAGCTGCAAGGACGAGCACTTCCTGCAGATCCCCAAGTGGAGGTAcaaggagctgaaggaggagaggaagaaggccGAGGAGGCcgagaagaagaagatggaggaggcagagaggaagagggtcGTCGCACGGAGACTTTTGCTCACGGGGAAGAGGAAGTGA